GCGGACCTGACGAACTTCCCCCGCTTCTGCGCCATCCATCAACCAGCCGAAAAAATCGTTGATATAATGGATGACCCCCGCCTGCGTCCGGAAATTTTTCGTCATCTGAATCCGTTTGTACCGCGTTTCCGTTTCCTGAAAAATATCCACATCCGCCCCGCGGAACTTGTAAATCGACTGTTTGCCGTCGCCGACAAAAAACTTGCGGATCTGCCCGTCATCCTCCGCAATCCGGTCGATGATTGTTTTCTGCAGGCGGTTCGTGTCCTGAAACTCGTCCACCATGATATATTTCAGTTTCCGGCTGTATTCTTCCGCCACTTCCGGATGACGTTCCAACATTCTGGCGGTCAACCGCTCCAAATCATGAAAATCGAGTTTGTGCCGTTCGCTTTTGGCCTCTGAATAACGTCCGTCAATCGCAGACAGCAGTTCGCCGAACAACCGCGCCTGCTCTACCGTATCGGGCGCCGTTTCCAACGAGGCAAGCCGTGGCAGACATTCCTCTTTCAGCATCTTGTGCGCTTCCTTGACCGACTCCCCGCCGCCCCGGTTGGCCCACATCGATTTATGCAGATCATACAGCGTCTGCCGCACTTCTGGTTGGATCGTCCCATCCCACTCCCGCAGCAGGGCCGATTTTTCCCGCCACTTATCGATCCATGCGGCCATATCAAGCACATATTGGGCCGGTTTTTTCTTCCCCCCCATCTGCGCGGCCGCTTCCGGCGCAATAACGGTATCGACAAGCCGGTCAATCTGTTCGATCACAACCGGAATCTGACGGCGCAAATCGGCCAGCATGCGTTCCGTATCCCTAAGCATATCCGAAACCGGGTAATCAAACGTCACCATCGCCAGATAGGCGTCAAGCAGACTGTGGATGATGCCGCGGCGACCGCCCCACGCCAGATAAAACGCTTGAATATCGGCTGTCCGCTCCCGCATCCATTGTTCTGTGACTTCGATTACCGCCTGCAGTAAAAGCCGGTCCGCTTCGTCAGGCGACAGTACATCGGCCGTCGGATCAATCGCCGCCTCGACCGGATACTCTTTCAAAAGCCGCATGCAAAATCCGTGAATGGTCGAAATGACAGCTCCATCCAGCTCATTGTACATTCGCCGCCAGTGCGCTTTTTGCCGCAGGTCGGGCGTTTCGTCAATCATTCTCTGCACGGCGCTGCGAATCCGGCCTTTCATTTCGGCAGCCGCCAATTCGGTAAAGGTGATGGCCACAATCTGTCTGGGGGCAGCCCCATTCACCAGCATCTCCAGGTATCGTTCCGTCAGCACCCACGTTTTGCCGGAACCGGCGCCTGCCGATACCAACAGGTGGTCGCTCAGGTTCTCAATTGCCTGCTGCTGCTGTTCATTCGGTTTCGGATCGCGAATTCGCTGTATCGACGATTGGTTCATGGAGCTCTCCTTTCTTTTTCCCGTCAAATCGGCAAACCGATCCAAACGGGCAATACGGATCGCAATCGGCGCGCGGTTGCGCGTCAAACACGCCCTGCCGCAGGGCATCCCGCTGGTTGGCTACCTGCAGCAAAGCGTTTTGCAAATCAGCCTCCAAATCGGGTCGCACATCGTTTCGCTTGATCGCCGTCAAGCCAAATGATTTCGCATCTTCCGCCCAGACGCCAACCATTGCCTCCGCTTTCGCTGCGAGCTTCTGATAGCCACCGCCAAGGGCGGACAGAGTTTGCCCCTGCTGTCCGGCCCATTTTTCAAAAATGGCCAGATACAGCGGCACCTGCCAATTCGTTCCGTTTTCCAAATCCTTGCTTCCTTTGTAACGCGCCAAACTTGTCTTATAATCAAGAATCGCATACCGGCTGCCGTCTTCCGCCAAGTCGACCCGGTCGATCCGGCCGCGAAACCACATCGTTTCCTTGCCAACCGGAAGACCGATCCGCTCCTCTGTCGATTGCGGGTCCAACATCTCTTTCCGCTCCGCATCCCCGGTACGCCGCTCGCCGCCAAACGACCATTCCAAACGGACAGGCCGCAGACGGGATTGCACCAACATCTCCAATTCCCGCTCCAGCCAAGTGCGCATCTCCTGCTGCAGACGCGTTTTTTCAATCGGCCAATAGAGCGATTCGGTCAAATCCGACCCTTTCCAGTTTTCGCAGGTTTCCTCAAATATACGGTCAAAATCGGCCAGAATCTTATCCGCCGCCCCCTGCTCTACACGGGATTCTCCCGTTAGCGGCAACAGCAGCCGCTGGGTCAATTCGTGCAAAAAACTGCCCCGCTCATCAACCGGTATTCCGTCTTCCAGCGCCTCTTTCGGATCAATCCGCAGCACATGATCGGCAAAAAACTGAAAGGGGCAAACGGCGTACCGGTTGAGCTTGGAAACGCTCCACGTGTAACCGGAACTGTAGATTTCCTGCAACCGGGCATGAATCGCAGGATCTGACAAACGTCCGGCAAATCGGCTTGGACCCCCGCTTTCCCGTTCCTCTTCGAGAGCTATCCGCTCCAAAACAGACCGCCAGCCGATCAGTCGCGTAGGCCGCCCGGCCTCATGTTCCGTCATTTCGGATTCTACCCGGCGCAGTATGTCCGCCGCCTCGCCCAAATCCTCGCCGTTAGCAGGCCCCCCCAGCCAGACAGCCGCTCTCTCCCGCCACTCCTGTTCACCCGACAATTCTTCCCATCGGTCGGAAATCGGCAGATGGGACAGAGCGCTGGCAAACCGGGCGGGATGCTTCCAATCCCCCTCTGCGATACATCGCATCACCGCCTCCAAATAAGGCGACCGCAGGTTGCGTTCATCCGCTTCCGGACTCAGAAAACTCAAATAAAGCCGCTCTTCCGCAGCCAACAGGCAGGAACGGAACAGCAGATTTTGCAGTTCAAACTGCTCCCGCCGCTGCAGCACATACCCGTTGCGGACTGCCGCCTGTTCCAATCGATCCAGCAACCAATGATCGGACGGCTTTTTCGGATACGAATCCTCGTTCAGTCCCAACACAAAAACGGCCCGAAACGATAAGCCGCGCACCTCCGCCGGACGCAGCACCGAAACACCGCTCCCCGCTCCGCCAGCCACCTCTACTTTCTGCTCCCGCAGCTGTTCCCGCCACTCTTCCCAAAACACCCGAAACGGCACAGTACGCTCACCGAACAGCCTTTTTGCCCGCACCAAACTGCTCAGACTGTCGAGGCAGCTCTGCCACGCCCTTACGTCACGCCGCAAATCGTCCAGCGTTATGACTGCCTGTGCGGCGGCGGCATACAATTCTTCCACCAGACCGGCTTCCGCCACCCGTTTCCGGACCGTTTCCGCATGTTTCTGATAGGTCGCCGTTTCTGAAAAATCCGCCTGCTGCTCACCGATTACCCGCAGCATCCTGCGGACAAACGGCACTTCCGTCAGATTGCGAATATCCGCCAGCCGAACTGCAATCCGGTCCGCTTTGCACACACGATGAATCAAAGGCCGGTACGCGGCGTCATTCGCCGTCACAATCGCAATCTGCTCCGGCTGCCAACCGTCTTTCACCAGCCGTTTCATCTCTTTCGCAACCGCTCTTACTTCCTGTAAGAGGGTGCTGCTCGGGATCAATTCCACGCCGTCCGCCTGCACCGGCTTGACCTGCTCGGCAAACAGCGATTTGGCCAACCGGGTGAAGCGATTTTCCTCAGCAGCCCGTTCTGCCTCCCCGGCCTTGCCCCCACTGTGAGCGCCAGATGATCGCACTGCCCGATCAGCCGATCCGGACGGTTCCGCTTCCAGTTCGATATGCTCGAATCCCATATTTATCAGAAGATCGGTCAAACGCTCCCGATTTTTTTGCAAAATCGGAATTCCTGCCGCTTCCTGCGGGTAAGGCATAAAAATCTCCACATGTGGCACATGGCGGCAAACGGCTTCCAAAATCGGCAGCTGCAGCGGCGTAACCGTCAGATAATCGATAAACACCGTCTCGATTCCCGCCAACAGACGGTCTCCGTCTTGCAGCAGATGTTCTGCCGCCAGCCTGTATCCTTCCTGCCGGTCAAGCAAACGGCCTCCCGCATATTCTTTCAAAACCTTCTGGTAGTTTTCGTAGATTGCGGCAAAAGAACGAACATATTGGACATCGCGTTCCGACAGGACACCAGAATCTTTCACCCATCCAGCCAACACCGACTCAGCAATGCCTGAATTTTTCAGTTCTTCGATTGCGTCAAGCAGGGACTGTGCAAAACCGGGTTTGTCCAAAATCGCCGCAAACGGAACAAGCGCCGCGTCCCCCGCCTGCTGCAGCGCACGGTGCAGCACCGCCAATTTTCCCTGTTCATCAATGCGAATCAAATTCGTTTCCTGTGACAAGCCGAGATCGACCAGATCGTCAAACGTCCCAACCTGTTCCGCCACCCCATAGCCGGATGCGGCCAGCGATTCCCGTACCTGCTGAATTAAATAACGGGTCGGTAGCAGAAAGCGAAAGTTCCGCCGTCCGTTCCGCAAGAAAAGGCCGCATTGCGCGATCCATTCCTGCCGCAGCCGTTTCGTATACCACCCCGTATAAATCCGTTTCATGCCGCCGTCACCGTCCTTCCATCAGGTCAATATTCGCCATTGCAGTGCGAGAACCCTCCCTTTCCTATCGACCATAAAAGACCATCCGCATACAGCGTGGTCTCAATTAAAATGTGGATAGGGTCCCTCAATTAGTGAATGTCCTTCTTCTTAAATCGACCGCCCTTCACATCGTGGATGTTTCCGATGGCAAGAAAGGAGGATGGATCGATCTCATCGACAATCGACTTTAACTTTGCTTCCTCCAAACGCGTGATCACACAGAAAATGACCTTCTTGACATCACCGGAATATCCGCCTTCCCCGTTTAGATACGTGACTCCCCGACCTAAATCAGTGCTCACTGTGCTGCCAATTTCGTTATATTCTTCACTGATTATCCATACGAATCTCGATTGATCCAACCCTTCAATTGAACCACCCGCGCGGATAACCAGACCCACACCAATACCTGAAATGATTCCACCAAATACGGAAGATAAAAGAAGGACTTGCGTCAAACTGGGAACAGGCAAAAACAAAGCGGTCCCTAACGACATGACAAAAACGCCAAACAGGGTAGAGATCGCAAAGGTCGTTCCAATCTGTTTATACCCGATTATTAAAAAAGGAAGGTTGAATAGGAAGAGGAACACCCCTAGTTTCATGCCGGTAAGGTGTGATAACATAATGGATACTCCAGTTACCCCGCCATCAATAATATGATTCGGCACTAAAAAATCTCCAACGCGACAGAAACCAGCATCGCACCCAAAAAGATAAAAAGGACCCTTAACAAGACCTGCCTCTTTCGTAAGCGCTTATGACTGATTTTTGCACTAACGCCTTCCATTTTCATCCTCCTTTGCTTCAATTATGCCCCTCCCAATTGATTTCACACACATAAAAGGGTAAGCGGCCCAAGTTCGGATCGTTTACCCTGTTATACGCTTTACTTTTGTATTTACGCCTTTTCCCAAGTGGCGCTGCCGTGATGCCGTGATCTCTATTTTTCACACTGTCGCCTAATCCCGTCCTTTGAGTTCCTTCGCAATCCACGGTTTTGCCGGGTGTTCCATTTGCCTGTAAGAGTCGAAAAGGATGGGGAGCACGCTTTGTCCACGTTGCCACCGGTTTCTGTTTGTGTCAGGCGGCTTGCGGAAAGCCCGCCTCGATGCTTTGTCTTCACTGCGAGCCTGCCTGGGAATTGTTTCCTTGACCGCCCGCTTGCCATCCGCCACTTTGGTCAACCGTTGCCGCTCCTCTAGATACGATTCTAACCAGGACCGGGCAAACCGAAATAGATAAGGCTTCGCGTTTTTCACGTGTTTTCTGACAAAATCGGCCGCAACCCGAGACACATCGTAAACCGTTAAGGAACCTTCCAGCAGGCGCAACGAACCGGCCACCCATTCCTCCACTTTGGCCCGTGGTTGCCCCGTTCGCGCCACCAAAGCGTCTACCAGCCGCTGTTGCTCGTCCCCCATGCGAAACCCCTCCCAAGCCTTATCCTTCCATGTGAGACAATCCCTTCACCTAAAGGTCAATAACGACCCTATGTACCCGTTTTCAGTGTACGAAGGGAGAAAGAACATGGTGAGCCCAATCTAAATCGACACATCCACCATGCCGCTCATCAACCGGCGGGCCGTTCGAAAAACGCTTCCCCGCAGGGCGCGGTATGTTCCCTGTTCTTGAATCACTTCTGCACCGACAGAGATGGCTCCGCTGCAGTGCCCGATCTGCAGCTCATAGTTGTTTCTTCTATCCACCGGAACCATCTCGTGGGCCAACGTCCCGTCGATTTTACAAGCAACCGCCAAACAAATGCTGCCAGTGATCGCAAACGAAGGATGCATTTTTCCCATCGACAGCATACGGGCCATAATGTCAATCTCCTCTTTTTGCACCACCGCGTCGCTTGTCGTTATATAATCGGACGGTTCTGACAGAAAGGCGACTTTCGGCACGGAGGGAACGTTCACAAACGCATCCTGCATGTCTTGTGCCAAACCAATCCGAACGGCGGCCGCCGCCCGAATCTGCAAAATCTTATCCAACAATTGCATATTGTTGTCGATATCTTTCGGCAACTCCTTACCGGTCAGACCGATATCAGCCGCACGCACAAACACCACCGGGTTGGCCGCATCCACAATTGATACCTGAAAACTGCCGTATGAATCTGTGTTAATCATTTCCACCGGTTGACCCGTTGGCAGCAGCCACCCTGTCACCGCGCCACCCGGTTCCATGAAATCCAATTGGATCTTGCTCCCCTGCCCGGGTACACCGGCAATCTGAAAGTCGCCGTCATACAACGTTTTACCATTGCGTGTTGGGACATGCGCTACGATATACTTTTGTGTGTTCGTATTGTAAATACGGACCTTCGTATAAGGTTCTTCAATCTTATCGACCAGCCTCATATCAATCGCGTAAGGCCCTACTGCGGACGACAGATTGCCGCAGTTGCCGCGCATATCCACGAGCGATGTTTTCAAATCAACCTGTCCGAACGTGTAGTTGATCCCGTTCACTTCTTCCTTTCGCTTACTGATGATCGCCATTTTACTGGTGGTGGAGGTTCCCCCACCCAACCCGTCAATCTGTCGTCCGCTCGGGTCGGGACTGCCGAACGCCCGTACAATCACTTCGTTCCGGACTGCGGGGCTCTTCGGAAGGTCCTCTTCCAGAAAAAATACGCCTTTGCTGGTTCCGCCCCTCATTAATATACAAGGAATACTGATCTGCATCGCTTCGTCCCTCCTCCCCGCAAACTACCGATTGGTTGCAAAAATTCTGGATACGATTGCATCGGTCATATCCTGCGTAGTCGAACATCCTCCCAAATCCGGGGTGCGAACCTGACCGTCCGCCAGTACGCCCCAAACTGCTTGATCAAGAATGGACGCCGCTTCTGTCAGACTCCCGTCATGATGTGTGATTCCCAGCCAGTGAAGCAGCATCTTGGCAGACAAAATTTCGGCAATCGGATTCGCCAGATTTTGTCCGGCAATCGAAGGGGCAGAACCGTGCGTAGCCTGCGCAACGGCAAACGAATCTCCTGCATTGAGTCCCGGAGCGATGCCCAGTCCGCCAACGAGGCCTGCTGCTTCATCCGACAAAATATCGCCAAACATGTTGGTGGTCACGATCACATCATATGTTTCCGGCTGGAGAATCAATTGCATCGCAAATGCGTCAATATGAAAATCATCCAACTGAATATCTGCAAACGACTCTTTGACCTTGCGGCATTCCTCCAAAAACAACCCACACCCCTTGCGCAGCACGTTTGCCTTGTGAATAACGGCCACATGCTTTTTGCCGTTTCGTTCGCGGGCCATTTGGAATGCCATACGCCCTACCCGTTCCGATGCATGTCGCGTAACGACTCTGACTGACAACACCGTATCTGCGTCAATCATCCATTCGCCGTTGCCGCTGAACAGATTGCGGTCTGCATACATGCCTTCCGTATTCTCCCGCACGATCAGCAGATCCACATCGGGGAATTTAGAGTAGCCGGGTATCGAACGGACAGGCCGGAGATTGGCGTACAGATCAAACTGTTTGCGAATTCTGGCACTCGGGTTCGGCATGTTCCGATCCGGCTGATAGGCATGGGTCGATACCGGCCCCAAAACGGCGCCGTCACAGTCGGCAAGGATTTTCATCGCTTTATCCGGACATGTGGAACCCATTTTTTCAAAAGCGGACAATCCAATCGGAAGAGGGATAAAGGTGAACAAGAGGATTCCCAATTTACGTTCCAAAGCCCGCAAAACTTCGATGGAAGCTTTCACCACCTCCGGACCGATACCGTCCCCTTCCATTACTCCAATCTTGTACAATGCCCCTCCACTCCCTTCAGACAAAGACAGCATTTCATAACAGTCGGTTTGGCAGCCAGAGCGACAGACCCGGCCATATCATCGCGATCACCATACAGATGCACAGCACGATAATAAAGGGAAAGCTCCCTCTGCACACCGAACCAAGACTTTCCTTTGATATGCCGCTGATTACGAACAGATTGAGTCCCACCGGCGGTGTAACCTGTGCAATCTCCATGTTAATGATCATAACGACAGCAAAATGAATCGGATCAATGCCAAGCGATTTCATAATCGGCAAAAGCAGCGGCAACGTGATTAGCATAATGGAAGACGATTCAAGAAACATGCCGAGAATCAAAAACAGTACGGCGGTCAGTACGAAGAACAAAGCTGTATTCAGATCGATGGAGAGCATCGCCGCCGCAATCATCTGCGGAATCTCTTCCTGTGTCATATACAGCGAGAAAATAGTGGCTGCCGCAATAATCAGCATAATCATTCCGGTTATGCCAATCGTTTCTTTCAAGATTTGGTGCCAGGTTTTCCAGGAAACTTCCCGGTAGACAAAAACGGAAACCAGAACCGAATAAACACTTGCCACAATGGAAGCTTCCGTAGGAGTCGTCGCCCCGCTATAAATACTGCCAAGAATCAGGATCGGCAGCAGAAGTCCCCAGATCGCTTTCCGTGTACTGGCCGACCTGTCCGCCCATGACATTTTGTCCAGTTTTCCGTATCCTTTGATTCGCGCGTAAATCAGGGCATATAAGATCAACACCAACGATACTCCGATACCTGGGACCACTCCGGCCATGAACAGTTTTCCAATTGACTCTTCTGTAACCACACCATAAACAATCAGCGGAATGCTGGGTGGAATCAAAATCCCTAACGTCCCCGATGCGGCCACTAAGCCCATGGCATACCGTTTGTTATATCCCGCTTCCACCATTGCCGGAATCATGATCGATCCGATCGCGGCGGCGGTAGCCGGACTTGATCCGCTGATGGCGGCAAAAAATGTACAGGCGAGAATCGTAACAATCGACAGACCGCCCGAAATATGTCCTACCCAGGCGCGCAGAGCCTCGATTAAATACTTGGCGATTCCTCCTCGCGCCATAATCGTGCCGGCCAATACAAATCCGGGAATCGCAATCAATGTGACAGAATTCAAGGCACTGAACACTTTTTGCGGAATCGTCCACATGCCAAAAGATCCAGACAGCCAGAACATGAAAACGGTGGACAACATCAACGACACCGCGATAGGGATCCGCAGCAGAAGCAGAATGGCAAAAGCACTAAAAAGCATGGTAGTGTTCAATCGTCTCCGCCTCCTTTCCCGCTTCAACCGATGGAGCGTGGCGCAGTTCGTATATTTTCGTCAAAAACCGAATACCAAACATTACCCCAGAAATGGGAACAACCAGATAATAAACCCATATCGGTATACCCGTCTCAATGGAAACCTGGCTGGATTTGATGCCTCTTCCCACCAGAATGATCCCGTTGTAGGTGAAAAACAGACAAAACACAAGTCCCGCAAGGTTCGCGATAAAATCGATTAGCCTGCGCACTTTTCCAGGTAAAAACTCATACAAAATATCAACACTGATATGGTGATTATCCCGCAATCCCAGAGACAGACCGAGCAAAACTCCCCAAACTACAAACATGGTTGAGATTTCATTTACCCAGGTGGTAGGGGAATTAAACACATACCGCATAACCACTTCATAAAACATCAGAAGAAAGCCGGTCACCAAGAACAAGCCGGATGATAGATCTTCAAACAATCTGTAGCCTCTTTGCCCCTTTTTCATTCCCTGCTCCCTCCGTACATCCCGATTTCCCTTCCATTCATAACCGTTTCACATCATACTTTCTGGCCATAACTGCATCTCCTTTACTTCGCCAACTCATCGATTGCCTTTAGAAGGTTCGGGTCAATATCTTTCCCCCACTTTTCTGAAACCGGTTTCAACGTTTTCAAAAATGTTTGCCGCTCTTCAGGAGTCAATTGATGAATTTGCATCTTGTTGTGTTTTTTGATATTGTCCAACGCTTCCTTTTCCTCTTTTTCAACCAGATTCCGTCCTACGGAAGTTGCTTCTTTCATCGCCTGCGTCAGCAAATCTTTTGTCTTGGCATTAAGACCATCCCACCACTTTTTGTTTGTCACAACCACATATTCGGAACGGGCGTGATTCGTAAGCGTCAGGTATTTTTGCACCTCTTCATACTTTTGTGTCTCAATATTGACCAGGCTGTTCTCCTGACCGTCTACCGTGCCCAACTGCAGTCCCTGATAGGTTTCATTGAATGCCAATTTTGTCGAGGCGGCACCCAGCGCTGTGTACACGTCATTGATGATTTCGCCGCCATGGGTACGGATTTTCAACCCTTTCAGGTCTTCCGGTTTGGCGATCGGACGTTTCGAGTTGGTAATGTGTTTGAACCCGTTTGGCCAAAATGCCAGCCCTTCCATATTGTTGGAATTTACTTTGGAGAGCAGTTGCTTGCCCGCCTGTCCGTCTTCGAACGCCTCCAGATGCTTCTCATCTTTAAATAAAAAGGGAAGATCGAACAGTTCAAACGATTTGTCAAACCCACCCAATTTAGCGGAAGAAGGAGCGATAAACTGTACATTGTTCGCCTGTAAA
The sequence above is a segment of the Effusibacillus dendaii genome. Coding sequences within it:
- a CDS encoding isocitrate/isopropylmalate dehydrogenase family protein; the protein is MYKIGVMEGDGIGPEVVKASIEVLRALERKLGILLFTFIPLPIGLSAFEKMGSTCPDKAMKILADCDGAVLGPVSTHAYQPDRNMPNPSARIRKQFDLYANLRPVRSIPGYSKFPDVDLLIVRENTEGMYADRNLFSGNGEWMIDADTVLSVRVVTRHASERVGRMAFQMARERNGKKHVAVIHKANVLRKGCGLFLEECRKVKESFADIQLDDFHIDAFAMQLILQPETYDVIVTTNMFGDILSDEAAGLVGGLGIAPGLNAGDSFAVAQATHGSAPSIAGQNLANPIAEILSAKMLLHWLGITHHDGSLTEAASILDQAVWGVLADGQVRTPDLGGCSTTQDMTDAIVSRIFATNR
- a CDS encoding TRAP transporter small permease codes for the protein MKKGQRGYRLFEDLSSGLFLVTGFLLMFYEVVMRYVFNSPTTWVNEISTMFVVWGVLLGLSLGLRDNHHISVDILYEFLPGKVRRLIDFIANLAGLVFCLFFTYNGIILVGRGIKSSQVSIETGIPIWVYYLVVPISGVMFGIRFLTKIYELRHAPSVEAGKEAETIEHYHAF
- a CDS encoding TRAP transporter large permease, whose translation is MNTTMLFSAFAILLLLRIPIAVSLMLSTVFMFWLSGSFGMWTIPQKVFSALNSVTLIAIPGFVLAGTIMARGGIAKYLIEALRAWVGHISGGLSIVTILACTFFAAISGSSPATAAAIGSIMIPAMVEAGYNKRYAMGLVAASGTLGILIPPSIPLIVYGVVTEESIGKLFMAGVVPGIGVSLVLILYALIYARIKGYGKLDKMSWADRSASTRKAIWGLLLPILILGSIYSGATTPTEASIVASVYSVLVSVFVYREVSWKTWHQILKETIGITGMIMLIIAAATIFSLYMTQEEIPQMIAAAMLSIDLNTALFFVLTAVLFLILGMFLESSSIMLITLPLLLPIMKSLGIDPIHFAVVMIINMEIAQVTPPVGLNLFVISGISKESLGSVCRGSFPFIIVLCICMVIAMIWPGLSLWLPNRLL
- a CDS encoding DctP family TRAP transporter solute-binding subunit yields the protein MKKKFGFFQAAAVSAAMVGFLISGCGSSGSQNAASGNNSGTGSDYPKMEIKFSHVAAPDTPKGQSALKFKEFVESKSGGNISVKVYPNGQLYGDNDEIEALQANNVQFIAPSSAKLGGFDKSFELFDLPFLFKDEKHLEAFEDGQAGKQLLSKVNSNNMEGLAFWPNGFKHITNSKRPIAKPEDLKGLKIRTHGGEIINDVYTALGAASTKLAFNETYQGLQLGTVDGQENSLVNIETQKYEEVQKYLTLTNHARSEYVVVTNKKWWDGLNAKTKDLLTQAMKEATSVGRNLVEKEEKEALDNIKKHNKMQIHQLTPEERQTFLKTLKPVSEKWGKDIDPNLLKAIDELAK
- a CDS encoding PD-(D/E)XK nuclease family protein; protein product: MKRIYTGWYTKRLRQEWIAQCGLFLRNGRRNFRFLLPTRYLIQQVRESLAASGYGVAEQVGTFDDLVDLGLSQETNLIRIDEQGKLAVLHRALQQAGDAALVPFAAILDKPGFAQSLLDAIEELKNSGIAESVLAGWVKDSGVLSERDVQYVRSFAAIYENYQKVLKEYAGGRLLDRQEGYRLAAEHLLQDGDRLLAGIETVFIDYLTVTPLQLPILEAVCRHVPHVEIFMPYPQEAAGIPILQKNRERLTDLLINMGFEHIELEAEPSGSADRAVRSSGAHSGGKAGEAERAAEENRFTRLAKSLFAEQVKPVQADGVELIPSSTLLQEVRAVAKEMKRLVKDGWQPEQIAIVTANDAAYRPLIHRVCKADRIAVRLADIRNLTEVPFVRRMLRVIGEQQADFSETATYQKHAETVRKRVAEAGLVEELYAAAAQAVITLDDLRRDVRAWQSCLDSLSSLVRAKRLFGERTVPFRVFWEEWREQLREQKVEVAGGAGSGVSVLRPAEVRGLSFRAVFVLGLNEDSYPKKPSDHWLLDRLEQAAVRNGYVLQRREQFELQNLLFRSCLLAAEERLYLSFLSPEADERNLRSPYLEAVMRCIAEGDWKHPARFASALSHLPISDRWEELSGEQEWRERAAVWLGGPANGEDLGEAADILRRVESEMTEHEAGRPTRLIGWRSVLERIALEEERESGGPSRFAGRLSDPAIHARLQEIYSSGYTWSVSKLNRYAVCPFQFFADHVLRIDPKEALEDGIPVDERGSFLHELTQRLLLPLTGESRVEQGAADKILADFDRIFEETCENWKGSDLTESLYWPIEKTRLQQEMRTWLERELEMLVQSRLRPVRLEWSFGGERRTGDAERKEMLDPQSTEERIGLPVGKETMWFRGRIDRVDLAEDGSRYAILDYKTSLARYKGSKDLENGTNWQVPLYLAIFEKWAGQQGQTLSALGGGYQKLAAKAEAMVGVWAEDAKSFGLTAIKRNDVRPDLEADLQNALLQVANQRDALRQGVFDAQPRADCDPYCPFGSVCRFDGKKKGELHEPIVDTANSRSETE
- a CDS encoding 2-methylaconitate cis-trans isomerase PrpF family protein — its product is MQISIPCILMRGGTSKGVFFLEEDLPKSPAVRNEVIVRAFGSPDPSGRQIDGLGGGTSTTSKMAIISKRKEEVNGINYTFGQVDLKTSLVDMRGNCGNLSSAVGPYAIDMRLVDKIEEPYTKVRIYNTNTQKYIVAHVPTRNGKTLYDGDFQIAGVPGQGSKIQLDFMEPGGAVTGWLLPTGQPVEMINTDSYGSFQVSIVDAANPVVFVRAADIGLTGKELPKDIDNNMQLLDKILQIRAAAAVRIGLAQDMQDAFVNVPSVPKVAFLSEPSDYITTSDAVVQKEEIDIMARMLSMGKMHPSFAITGSICLAVACKIDGTLAHEMVPVDRRNNYELQIGHCSGAISVGAEVIQEQGTYRALRGSVFRTARRLMSGMVDVSI